Proteins found in one Paenibacillus borealis genomic segment:
- a CDS encoding agmatine deiminase family protein, translating to MTYPKDLNYTMPAEWARHERTFISWPVQDSMVYPDNHAAVSAGYAEIIKAIAEFEPVTVVVNPGDMETVEQLGLGANVTLLPIKHNDAWLRDNGPTFVVNNEGKLAGVNWKFNAWGGKYSPWDLDDKVAPQILEQLEISSFDAPLVMEGGSIHTDGEGTLLTTEECLLNTNRNPELDREEIAGLVKRYTGTESIIWLKRGLSGDETDGHVDNIACFAAPGKVVIQVCGDPEDENYAISEENLRILEQAVDAKGRKLEIIRIQQPPRVDYEDSRLTLSYLNFYFVNGGIILPVFGGTAAETDKLAEETLAGLFQGRRIRTVNGMAVIGEGGNVHCTTQQMPAVKS from the coding sequence ATGACGTATCCCAAAGATTTAAACTATACAATGCCGGCGGAATGGGCCCGGCATGAACGGACCTTCATCTCCTGGCCGGTGCAGGACTCTATGGTCTATCCAGATAACCATGCGGCGGTAAGTGCAGGTTATGCCGAGATTATTAAGGCGATTGCCGAATTCGAGCCGGTGACCGTGGTGGTTAATCCGGGTGATATGGAGACAGTAGAACAGCTCGGACTTGGAGCTAATGTGACGCTGCTGCCTATCAAGCACAACGATGCCTGGCTGCGCGATAACGGACCGACCTTTGTGGTGAATAATGAAGGCAAGCTGGCCGGTGTGAACTGGAAGTTCAATGCCTGGGGCGGCAAATATTCGCCATGGGACCTTGACGATAAGGTAGCTCCGCAAATTCTGGAGCAGCTGGAGATCAGCAGCTTCGATGCACCGCTTGTCATGGAAGGCGGCTCGATTCATACCGATGGCGAAGGAACACTGCTGACCACCGAAGAATGCCTGCTGAACACGAACCGCAATCCGGAGCTGGACCGGGAAGAGATTGCCGGCTTAGTGAAGCGATATACCGGGACTGAGTCGATCATCTGGCTGAAGCGCGGCCTCAGCGGAGACGAGACGGACGGTCATGTCGATAACATCGCGTGCTTCGCTGCGCCGGGCAAGGTGGTCATCCAGGTCTGCGGGGACCCGGAGGATGAGAATTATGCCATTTCGGAGGAGAACCTGCGTATTCTGGAGCAGGCTGTTGATGCCAAGGGCCGGAAGCTGGAGATTATCCGCATTCAGCAGCCGCCCCGTGTGGATTATGAAGACAGCCGGTTGACCCTGAGCTATCTGAATTTCTATTTCGTGAACGGCGGGATTATCCTGCCGGTATTCGGCGGTACGGCGGCAGAGACAGACAAGCTTGCCGAAGAGACGCTTGCCGGGCTGTTCCAAGGCCGCAGAATCCGCACAGTGAACGGAATGGCTGTAATCGGTGAAGGCGGGAACGTACACTGCACCACCCAGCAGATGCCTGCGGTGAAATCGTAG
- a CDS encoding transporter substrate-binding domain-containing protein, which translates to MGIRKKWAMSGMVALLVLAMVGCGSNNNAGSGDAAGESIKFASDASYAPMEYMDTDTIKGFDIDFIKAVMEEAGIDYTVTNTGWDTMLTSVQQGTEYQAGLSSVSITDERKETYDYSIPYFESTNMIMVKEGSDIKSALDLKDKKVAVQAATTADDLMSGIMGIDNGNLKRFDSNAVALMELNGGGADAVVADIAIVNEYIKNNPNEKLVGIIDKENFGSEYYGILYPKGSEWKAKLDPAIKTIIENGKYAEIYKEWFGEEPDTKTLLSAE; encoded by the coding sequence ATGGGAATCAGAAAAAAATGGGCTATGTCAGGTATGGTGGCATTACTGGTTTTGGCAATGGTCGGCTGTGGTTCGAACAATAACGCAGGCAGCGGCGATGCGGCAGGAGAGAGCATCAAGTTCGCCAGCGATGCCAGTTATGCACCTATGGAGTATATGGATACAGATACTATCAAGGGTTTTGACATTGATTTCATTAAGGCGGTTATGGAAGAAGCGGGTATTGATTACACCGTGACAAATACAGGCTGGGATACGATGCTGACCAGTGTTCAGCAAGGCACTGAATATCAGGCGGGCCTGTCGTCGGTATCCATTACTGATGAGCGTAAAGAAACCTATGACTATTCCATTCCTTACTTCGAATCAACGAACATGATCATGGTCAAGGAAGGCAGCGATATCAAGTCTGCCCTTGATTTGAAGGATAAGAAAGTTGCCGTTCAGGCAGCAACAACTGCGGATGATCTGATGAGCGGCATTATGGGGATCGACAACGGCAATCTGAAGCGCTTTGACAGCAATGCGGTAGCCCTGATGGAGCTGAACGGCGGCGGAGCGGATGCAGTGGTTGCGGATATCGCCATCGTGAACGAATACATTAAGAACAATCCGAATGAGAAGCTGGTCGGTATTATCGACAAGGAGAACTTCGGTTCCGAATATTACGGCATCCTGTATCCTAAGGGCAGCGAATGGAAAGCCAAGCTGGACCCGGCGATCAAGACGATTATCGAGAACGGCAAATATGCGGAGATCTACAAAGAGTGGTTCGGTGAAGAGCCGGACACTAAGACGCTTTTGAGCGCAGAGTAA
- a CDS encoding amino acid ABC transporter ATP-binding protein, whose protein sequence is MISVKHLHKSFGAHKVLSDISVDIHSREVVVVIGPSGSGKSTFLRCLNLLEQPQEGDIIIEGTSLMAKSTRINDIRTEVGMVFQQFNLFPHKKVIENIMLAPMQVRKWPADKARQKALELLQKVGLSEKAEMYPSSLSGGQAQRVAIARALAMEPKIMLFDEPTSALDPEMVGEVLAVMKDLAREGMTMVVVTHEMGFAREVGDRVLFMEQGIIVEQGAPEQLFGNPSHERTQEFLSKVL, encoded by the coding sequence ATTATCTCAGTCAAGCATCTGCATAAATCCTTCGGTGCCCATAAGGTACTGTCCGACATCAGCGTCGATATTCACAGCCGGGAGGTTGTGGTGGTGATCGGGCCTTCGGGTTCGGGCAAATCGACCTTTCTGCGCTGCCTCAATCTGCTGGAGCAGCCGCAGGAGGGCGATATTATTATTGAAGGCACTTCCTTGATGGCCAAAAGCACAAGGATTAACGATATCCGTACAGAAGTTGGCATGGTGTTTCAGCAGTTCAATCTGTTTCCGCACAAAAAGGTGATCGAGAACATTATGCTGGCCCCGATGCAGGTCCGCAAATGGCCGGCTGACAAAGCCCGTCAAAAAGCGCTGGAGCTGCTGCAAAAGGTGGGACTGAGCGAGAAGGCGGAGATGTATCCTTCCTCGCTTTCAGGCGGTCAAGCCCAGCGTGTAGCGATTGCGCGCGCTTTGGCGATGGAGCCGAAGATCATGCTGTTTGATGAACCGACTTCTGCACTTGACCCCGAAATGGTGGGCGAGGTGCTGGCAGTGATGAAGGATCTGGCCCGCGAAGGAATGACCATGGTCGTAGTCACGCATGAGATGGGCTTTGCGCGTGAAGTGGGAGACCGCGTCCTCTTTATGGAGCAGGGGATTATTGTGGAGCAGGGTGCGCCCGAACAGTTATTCGGGAATCCGTCACATGAACGTACCCAGGAATTCCTGTCCAAGGTACTGTGA
- a CDS encoding tellurite resistance TerB family protein, with amino-acid sequence MSTFKNWLNTTKTGLTEQVKKFKNKDFMNAVVAGCALVAAADGKIEESEKNKMAGYMNLSNELKVFDMRDVINQFNFYVSNFEFSPEIGKQEALKSIAKFSSKPEIGRVIVGVCSAIGAADGDFDEHEKAVVRNICSVLGLSPSEFSL; translated from the coding sequence ATGAGCACATTTAAAAATTGGCTGAACACTACCAAAACCGGACTGACAGAACAAGTGAAGAAGTTTAAAAATAAAGACTTTATGAACGCGGTAGTTGCGGGCTGCGCACTGGTGGCTGCGGCTGACGGCAAAATTGAGGAATCCGAGAAGAACAAAATGGCCGGATATATGAACCTCAGCAATGAATTGAAGGTATTTGACATGAGAGATGTCATCAACCAGTTCAATTTCTATGTGAGTAACTTCGAATTCTCACCGGAAATCGGCAAGCAGGAAGCACTGAAATCGATCGCGAAATTCAGCAGCAAACCGGAAATCGGACGTGTCATTGTTGGCGTATGCTCTGCGATCGGTGCGGCTGACGGCGACTTCGATGAGCATGAGAAAGCGGTTGTACGGAATATCTGCAGTGTGCTCGGACTTAGCCCAAGCGAATTCAGCCTGTAA
- the aguB gene encoding N-carbamoylputrescine amidase — MRKVKVAATQMSCSGDIDENIRKAETLVREAAAQGAQIILLQELFETPYFCQKEKSDYYAYATELEHNKAVNHFKAIAKELEVVLPISFYEKKNYARYNSLAVIDADGTVMGKYRKSHIPDGPGYEEKFYFNPGDTGFKVWNTRYAKIGVGVCWDQWYPEAARVMSLMGAEILFYPTAIGSEPQDGSIDSKDHWQTCMLGHAAANLIPVVASNRIGEEIDEDSSINFYGSSFIAGPQGNKIAEAGRDEQTVLVSEFDLDALEVGRIEWGIFRDRRPELYRLIASYDGDLTF; from the coding sequence GTGAGAAAAGTAAAAGTAGCCGCAACACAAATGAGCTGTTCCGGCGACATTGATGAGAATATCCGCAAGGCCGAGACACTGGTCAGAGAAGCGGCAGCCCAGGGCGCACAGATTATTCTGCTGCAGGAGCTGTTTGAGACACCGTATTTCTGCCAGAAGGAGAAATCCGATTACTACGCCTATGCCACCGAGCTTGAGCACAACAAGGCTGTGAACCATTTCAAGGCGATAGCCAAAGAACTCGAAGTGGTGCTGCCGATCAGCTTTTATGAGAAAAAGAACTACGCGCGTTATAACTCGCTGGCCGTGATTGATGCTGATGGAACGGTGATGGGCAAGTACCGCAAGAGTCATATTCCTGACGGCCCCGGCTATGAAGAGAAGTTCTACTTCAACCCGGGCGATACCGGCTTTAAGGTGTGGAATACCCGGTATGCCAAAATCGGCGTCGGCGTCTGCTGGGATCAGTGGTATCCGGAAGCAGCGCGGGTAATGAGTCTGATGGGTGCGGAGATTCTGTTCTATCCTACAGCTATCGGCTCGGAGCCGCAGGACGGATCGATCGATTCCAAGGATCACTGGCAGACCTGCATGCTGGGCCATGCGGCCGCTAACCTGATTCCTGTCGTGGCCTCCAACCGGATCGGTGAGGAGATTGACGAGGATTCCAGCATTAACTTCTACGGCTCATCGTTCATTGCCGGCCCGCAGGGCAACAAGATTGCCGAAGCCGGACGTGATGAGCAGACGGTACTGGTCAGTGAGTTTGATCTCGATGCGCTTGAAGTTGGCAGGATCGAGTGGGGGATCTTCCGCGACCGCCGTCCGGAGCTGTACCGGCTGATTGCTTCGTATGACGGGGATTTGACATTCTGA
- a CDS encoding amino acid ABC transporter permease — MDFRFDIIVHYLPVLLKGTLFTIGVSLVSILCGSILGLVIGFGKMAPKWYFRWPFHAYINIFRGTPLYVQILIVHFGLIPLFYGKTYALMSAFVALSLNSAAYSAEIFRAGIQSIDPGQREAALSLGMTKLQAMRFIILPQAIKRMVPAFGNEFIVLVKDSSLLALIAAPEIMYWSNTMKGQYLRIWEPYLTAALIYFILTYSLSKLLNYIERKV, encoded by the coding sequence ATGGATTTCAGATTTGACATCATCGTACATTATTTACCGGTTTTACTTAAAGGGACTTTGTTCACCATAGGCGTATCGCTGGTATCGATCCTGTGCGGCTCCATTCTGGGACTGGTTATCGGATTCGGCAAAATGGCGCCCAAGTGGTATTTCCGCTGGCCGTTTCATGCCTATATCAACATCTTCCGCGGAACACCGCTGTATGTGCAGATCCTGATCGTCCATTTCGGGCTGATTCCGTTATTCTATGGTAAAACCTATGCGCTGATGAGCGCATTTGTGGCGCTTTCGCTCAATTCCGCGGCGTATTCCGCCGAAATCTTCCGCGCGGGTATCCAGTCGATTGATCCCGGACAACGGGAAGCTGCCCTGTCACTCGGGATGACCAAATTACAGGCGATGCGTTTCATTATTCTGCCTCAGGCGATCAAACGGATGGTTCCGGCGTTCGGGAATGAATTCATCGTCCTCGTTAAGGATTCCTCGCTGCTGGCACTTATTGCCGCACCTGAGATTATGTATTGGAGCAACACCATGAAGGGCCAGTATCTGCGGATCTGGGAGCCTTATTTGACCGCAGCACTGATCTATTTCATCCTGACCTATTCCCTCAGCAAGCTGCTTAATTATATCGAACGGAAGGTGTAA